The DNA region GCACATGTGTTGCGGGCCACTCTGGCAGCAGCCGCTATTCCGGATTGGCGCGCCGTCGGTGCGATTCTGCTGATCATTGTCGTGTTGCGGAAAACGCGGAAGAGGGCAACCCCGCAGCCGACGAGTACGTCAGAGTACGAACGCCCTGCAGAGATGCGGCCTGCAGCCTGACCCAACACCCTTCAGGGGCAACAAGTTTACCGCGCGGAAGAAAAGGCCCGTGCCCGAAGCTGATTGGGCTCGGGCCTTTTTGCTTGGTTCCAGTGCATTCCTTGTGTTAAGTCAGGCATCGACCGAGTACGGCTTCGCCCCGAGTCAGCGCTGCGACACTTTTTCCACGAGCGCCTGCCTGAACTGCTCTACCTGCGACTCGCTCAACGCCCGCTTCGGAATGGCGAGAAAACCCCCGCTTGGATAGAGGACGAACAGGGTTTCGGATTCACGGAAGCGTCTTAGCGCCGGCCATGGCAGGGCGAGGTTTCGTCCTTCGCTGCGGAAACGTATCGCTTCGTCGTCCACGATCAGCTTCATTCCACGAAACTGTTCGGCTTGCTTACGAAACGCGCTGGTCGCGCCCGCAACTTTCAAGCGTCGCAGCATGAGCAGGATCATGCCCAGGATCCAAAAGCCGATGCTGATGGCGACTCTCTGGGTCTCCATGTACGCATAAAGGCCGATGCCGAAAATCATCACGGCCAGCACATAGAGCGAGATCCAGCGCCAGCGCTGCTCGGAAGCCTCGGCCAGGTTGGCCCGCTGCGCGTCGGCGAAATCGTCCATCGTGAAATCAAATTGCGCTTCAATGGGTTGCACGCGCCTAGTGCAGCACAGTTGAGTGCGCGGCGACAACTCGAATCTCGCGGCCCGGCCTCCGCCGGAGTCCGGCTCTGCTACCATCACAAACCGTGGCGCTGATCGAAGTCGAGAATCTGGTCAAAATCTATCCGCTTGGTGAATCCGCTTACGGCGGTCGAGCGCATGGCGAAGTGCGCGCCGTTGACGATGTTTCGCTCACGATCGAACAAGGAGAGACGCT from Clostridia bacterium includes:
- a CDS encoding YcxB family protein — translated: MDDFADAQRANLAEASEQRWRWISLYVLAVMIFGIGLYAYMETQRVAISIGFWILGMILLMLRRLKVAGATSAFRKQAEQFRGMKLIVDDEAIRFRSEGRNLALPWPALRRFRESETLFVLYPSGGFLAIPKRALSESQVEQFRQALVEKVSQR